The genomic segment ACGCCTCGCCCCCACCAAACGCTTTTTTGAACGCGAGCTGGCCGATTTTCCCGTACCTGCAGGCCTGCCTGCTGCCGCAAACGACGCCATGAGTGAAGCCATCAGTATCGATGATTACCTGATCGAGCGCCCCTCTGCATCGGTCATGGTAAGGGTCAAAGGGGATTCCATGATTGACGCCGGCATTCACGATGGCGATATCGCCGTGGTAGAAAAACGCCATGGTGCTAATTTAGGTGATGTCGTCGTGGCCATCGTAGATGGCGAATACACACTCAAAACACTGAGCCGCGACAAACAAGGCTATGTGCTGATGCCACACAACCCCGCCTATGAGCCTATCCGTCCCAAGGAAGGCTTAGAAATTTTTGGTGTAATGGTAGGACTCATCAGAAAGTATAAATAAGGCTTATTTCACCCCAGAGCCCAGTGTTAAAGATAAAATACGGCGTAAATCGATCAGAAGACGCGGCTAAATTGCATCTATCAGATCCAATCCACATTAAGGAGCGCTCGTGAGCGACGTTGAACACTCCCCTCTGGGAAAAACAGTTAGTTATATCACCGAATACGAGCCCAGCCTGCTCTTCCCCATTTCACGCACGGGCAAGCGCGAGGAAATTGGCGTGGGTGAAACGCTGCCCTTTATGGGCATGGATATCTGGAACGGCTACGAGCTGTCCTGGCTCAATAGCCGGGGCAAGCCACAGGTGGCGATTGCAATATTTAATATCCCAGCAAGCAGCCCCAATATCATCGAATCAAAATCATTTAAGCTTTACCTGAATAGCTTTAATCAGACCAAACTTGAAACACGCGAAGCCTTACAAAACCTGCTGCAAGCCGACCTATCCGCAGCCGCAGGTGCAAACATTGGCGTACAACTGATTGGCCCTGAGCAATTTCATCAGCAGCGCCTTGCAGAGCTAGATGGTTATTGCATTGATAATCTAGATATCGAAGTCGATCAGTATGCCCCGCAAGTGGGCCTGTTAAAGTGTGACGGCGGCGACACCACCATTACCGAGTCTTTAACATCCAATTTGCTCAAATCAAATTGCCTTGTAACCGGCCAGCCTGATTGGGCCAGCATCCAAATCAGCTATACCGGCAAACCGATTAATCGTGAATCACTGCTGCGCTATTTAATCTCATTTCGTAATCACAATGAATTTCATGAGCAATGCGTAGAACGCATTTTTGTCGATATCATGCGTGATTGCGCGCCCATGAAGCTCTCGGTTTATGCCCGCTACACCCGCCGCGGCGGTCTGGATATCAACCCCTACCGCTGTAATTTTAGCGGCCCGCTCCCCAGCAATCTGCGCGGTGCGAGGCAATAAGCCATTAACCCGAACCATTAAACAGGTATACAAATTATGAGCGAAATCGCAACCCTAGCCGGCGGCTGCTTTTGGTGTCTCGACGCCACTTTTGCCCGCCTGCGTGGCGTATCTCAAGTGGATTGTGGCTATATGGGTGGCCGTATTGAAGCGCCTACTTACAAAGCAGTATGTACGGGCGATACCGGCCATGCCGAAGTGATTCAGCTGACTTTTGATCCAGCCATCATCAGCTACAGCACCATACTTAAATTATTTTTCGCCCTACACAACCCCACCACACTGAATCGCCAGGGCGAGGATGTTGGCACTCAATACCGCTCCAGCCTGTTTTTCCATAACGAAGCGCAAGAGACTGCCGCAAAAGCAATGATCAAAGCATTGGCGGATCAGTACGCCGATCCTATCGTCACAACCGTCACACCTGCCGTCACATTCTGGCCTGCTGAAACCTACCATCAGGATTACTTCGATCAAAACCCTGAGCAGCCTTACTGCTCGGCTGTGGTGGCAGGAAAAGTACGCAAGCTAATGCAGGAATACGGCGACTTACTCAAGTAAGTGTAAGTAAAAAACAAACACAAAAGACTAAGTCCCCGGATAGCACGGAGGCTCATGGAGCAAGCCTTACTGACCCGGCTTTTCTCCGTGCAGCGCCGTGCTCTCCAAATCTGCGCGCTTAAATATTTAGGTTTCCCCTTACCATCACTCACCACAAGACCTGACGGCGCTCTGCCGCTATAATCGGGGTTTTCCCCAGTGCTTTCGGAACGCCATGACGCCGCAACTCTCCTTGCTTCAGCCCTATCCGTTTCAAAAACTTAAGCAGCTTTTTGCGGGTCTTAGCCCTAATCCAGCATTAACACATATCAATTTATCTATTGGCGAGCCCAAACACGCCACGCCCAAGCTGGTCACCGATGCACTGATCGCACACTTTGATGGCCTGTCTGCCTATCCGGCCACACTGGGCTCAGATGAACTGAGGCAAAGCATCAGTACTTGGCTGAGCAATCGCTACGGTATTGCAGCGCCCAATCCGGCGACCGAAATCATTCCCGTGAATGGCAGCCGCGAAGCATTGTTTGCTTTTGCCCAGACCATCATCGACACCCGTCTTGGGCAGCCACCCGTAGTCCTATCGCCCAATCCCTTTTACCAAATTTATGAAGGCGCGGCCCTCTTGGCGGGAGCCGAGCCCTATTTTGTAAACTGCATGGCAGAAAACCGCTTTCAGCCCGATTGGGACGCCGTACCAGATAGCGTCTGGCAACGCACCCAACTGGTTTTTGCCTGCTCGCCGGGCAACCCGACTGGCGCAGTCGCCTCGCTGGCCGACTGGCAAAAGCTGTTTGCCCTGTCTGATCAATACGGCTTTGTGATTGCATCTGATGAATGTTATTCAGAAATCTATTTTGGCGAAGATAAACCACTAGGCGCCCTCGAAGCCGCGGCTAAGCTAGGGCGTGATTACCATAATCTGGTGATTTTCTCGTCCTTGTCAAAACGCTCGAATGTGCCCGGCTTACGCTCTGGCTTTGTGGCGGGTGATGCGAAACTTTTAGCGCAATTTCTGCTCTACCGTACCTACCATGGCTGTGCGATGAGCCCTATGGTGCAGGCCGCAAGCGCGGCAGCGTGGAATGATGAAGCGCATGTACGAGAAAACCGCTCACTCTATAGCCAAAAATTTGCTGCCGTGACCCCCTTGCTGCAAAGCGTTTTAAGCGTAAACATGCCCGATGCCGCTTTTTATCTGTGGGCAAAAATTCAAGGGGACGATACCGTTTTTGCCCGGAAGCTATTTGAAGAAGAGCACGTTACTGTGTTACCCGGCAGCTATCTGGCGCGCAGCGCCCACGGCATCAACCCAGGCGTTGCTTATATCCGCATTGCCTTAGTGGCACCGCTCAATGATTGTATTACGGCGGCTGAGCGTATCGTACGCTTTTGCCAGCGCCATACTCACTTTTAAGCCATATCGAATACCGCACGACCACTTTGGCGGGGTTCACCCGCCCTATTGACCTAACCGAGGAAGCACCATGAGCCAACTTCAGCAAATCATCGAAACTGCTTTTGAAAACCGCGCAGAGATCACACCTGCCAATGTGCCATCCGAGCTGCGTGATACGATTAATAGCGTGATTTTGGGTCTGGACAAGGGCGAATATCGCGTTGCAGAAAAAATTGATGGCCAGTGGCACACCCATCAGTGGCTTAAAAAAGCCGTACTGCTGTCTTTCCGCATTAACGACAACGTGCCAATGGATGGCGGTTGCACTCAATATTTTGACAAAGTACCGTCAAAATTTGCCGATTACAGCGAAAACGACTTCCGCGAAGGCGGTTTCCGTGTGGTGCCTAATGCCATGGCGCGTCGTGGCTCCTTTATCGGTAAAAACGTGGTATTGATGCCTTCATACGTAAATATCGGCGCCTATGTAGACGAAGGCACCATGGTTGACACTTGGGCTACCGTAGGCAGCTGCGCGCAAATCGGTAAAAACGTGCATTTATCCGGCGGCGTCGGCATCGGTGGCGTACTTGAGCCACTGCAAGCCAACCCAACCATCATCGAAGACAACTGCTTTATCGGCGCGCGCTCCGAAGTGGTTGAAGGCGTGATTGTTGAAGAAGGCTCGGTGATTTCAATGGGCGTTTATATCGGCCAAAGCACCAAGATTTACGACCGTGAAACTGGCGAAGTCACTTACGGCCGCATTCCGGCTGGCTCTGTGGTGGTTTCTGGCAATTTACCATCAGCGGACGGCAAATACAGCTTGTACTGCGCTGTGATTGTTAAAAAAGTAGACGCAAAAACCCGTGCAAAAACCAGCATTAATGATTTGCTGCGCGGCATTTAATCTGAGTAATTAACAAAATAAAAGCCCGGTGTAAAATAATTTACCCGGGCTTTTATTTAATTTAATCGATGCAAATATTCAAACAACACCCCGACCTGCCCCACCCATTTATTCAATAAAATAAATACAATCATATAGAAATAAATCACCAAAAAAGTCATGAAGTTCGATATGCTGATCAACTATTTCAGCCCATATCAGGCAACCCGCTCATGACTACACTATTGCCAATGCGTACTGCGGTTTACGAATCTTATCTTGAGCATTCTATTCTTAGCTATGCCAAAGAAAATATTCAGTCTGGCCGCTGGCGTGAAGAAAACGCGATTGAACAATCACGTATTGAATTTCACAAACTACTGCCACAGGGCGTTGACACGCCCGATCAATACTTATTTGAAATCATTGGTAAAGATAATCAAAGCACCGTTGGTTTTATCTGGTTTGCCGTAGTTTCAGACAAGGGCGTACGCCTTGCTTTTGTTTATGATTTAGAAATCAAAGCCCCCTATCAACGTCAGGGGTATGCAACACAGGCTTTTAAAGCCATTGAAACACTGGTGAGCGATCTTGGCCTGTCCAGCATTGGACTGCATGTATTTGGCCACAACACCGGCGCACAAGCTTTATATCGCCAGCTGGGTTACGAGGTAACTGGAATGAATATGCTTAAAAAGCTATAGGAAAAAACCATGCAATTAGCGGAGAGTTCAGATAGTCATTCAATAGCCAGCCTCTATTTAGCTTCGCGCAAAGCACACCTTCCTTACGCACCATTAGCGCATAGCGACAAAGCCATTTACAGCTGGGCGGCTGACGTACTAATTAAAACCAACCGTATTATTGCCGCATCAAAAGATGGAGAGTTGCTTGGCTTTATTGCTATGGCAAGCGATGAAGGCAGGCAATGGATTAATCATCTCTATATCCACCCCCGGCACACCGGATCAGGCATAGGCTCTGCCTTGCTTGAATATGCTTTAGCCCACATGCCCCGCCCTGTGTATCTCTATACCTTTCAGGCGAATACCGGTGCCCGTCGTTTTTATGAGCGATATGGCTTTATTGCCCAGGAATTTAACGATGGCTCAGGCAATGAAGAAGGCTGCCCGGATGTGCTCTATGTACTCAACCCATCCTCCAGCTAAATCATGCCTCAGATAAACATACGCCCAATGATCATTCATGATGCAGCAGCCGTCTCTGCCCTGCTGCCTGCGCTGGATTACACTGGCAGCCCTTGCGAGGTGGAAAGGCGCTTTGCAGCGCTCTCTGCTCAGCCAGATCACGTTGTTTTCCTAGCATTTCACAATAAGCAACTGGCAGGACTTTGCCATATCCAGGGTGTGCGCTTAATTGCGAGTGATGGCTATGCAGAGATTAGTGCGCTGGTCGTCCAAACCGCCTTACAGCGCAGCGGAATAGGCAAGGCTTTAGTTGCTGATGCAAAAAAATGGGCCCAATCACATGGCTATGAACGCGTACGCTTACGATCTGGCCTACACAGAGAAAACGCTCACCTTTTTTACGAGGCCATTGGCTTTAGTAAGAAAAGGGCCAGTTATGCTTTTGAAATACAGATGCTTGATTCAACCCTTTAAGGAAATACAATGATTCCAAGTAAGATAAGCATTCAATTTACTGCCAGCAACTGGTCCGAAGTGGCCTTTCACGAGCATGCTGACGCAGGCAAACTCAGCCGTGCCAGCATCAGCAACACCCTGAGCGGCGAGCTAACTGGCGAGGGCGTACTCGAATATTTACTGTCTTACACCAACGACCGCGATGTGGCTTTTATGGGGTATGAGCGTATTATGGGCAAAATTGCAGGCTATGAAGGCAGCTTTGTACTCAGGCACGATGGTGTGTTTTCCAGCACAGAGGGCGTCAGTGGCACATTAAGCATTGAAGCCGGTAGCGGCACAGCTGACTTTTCCGGCCTAACAGGAAATGGAAAAATTCAGGCCAAAGCAGGGGAGCATGGCGGAATTTACACCTTGCAACTCTCAAGCGTTCCGATGGAAAAATAAATCCTTGCCCTGTACCTGCATTTTAAAAAGCAAAAAACCAGTGGATCGCACTGGTTTTTTTATTTGCAGAGCAAGGGCTCGATCAGAGCAAGACATCACTCGTTACGCCATAGCGACGTAAGATACGACGTAATTGTTCCAGTGCTTCAATTTGAATCTGGCGCACGCGCTCGCGGGTTAAATTCAAATTGGCGGCTAAGTCTTCGAGGGTACAGACTTCATAGCCGTTGAGGCCATAACGGCGCTCAATCACAATGCGTTGTTTCTCATTAAGTTGTTTCAGCCATTCACGCACATAACGCTCTACTTCAGCATTTTGCAAAATGGCTTCAGGTCCATCGTGCTGGTCATCCGGAATTGATTCTCCAATGGTCAACATGGGATCAATATCCAGCGGCGCATCAAGTGATGCGACTCTTTCATTTAAGCTCATTACCCGGCGTACATCTTCCACCGATTTGCCCACCAAATGGGCAATATCTTCAATCACCGGTTCGTGCCCTAATTGTGCTTCCAAATG from the Iodobacter fluviatilis genome contains:
- a CDS encoding LexA family protein; the protein is MAHPNRDAEYLGKLQDYYADYRNLPSYSVIGDLLGLASKSAVSALVKRLMLAGYVDTTPDKRLAPTKRFFERELADFPVPAGLPAAANDAMSEAISIDDYLIERPSASVMVRVKGDSMIDAGIHDGDIAVVEKRHGANLGDVVVAIVDGEYTLKTLSRDKQGYVLMPHNPAYEPIRPKEGLEIFGVMVGLIRKYK
- the queF gene encoding NADPH-dependent 7-cyano-7-deazaguanine reductase QueF (Catalyzes the NADPH-dependent reduction of 7-cyano-7-deazaguanine (preQ0) to 7-aminomethyl-7-deazaguanine (preQ1) in queuosine biosynthesis), whose product is MSDVEHSPLGKTVSYITEYEPSLLFPISRTGKREEIGVGETLPFMGMDIWNGYELSWLNSRGKPQVAIAIFNIPASSPNIIESKSFKLYLNSFNQTKLETREALQNLLQADLSAAAGANIGVQLIGPEQFHQQRLAELDGYCIDNLDIEVDQYAPQVGLLKCDGGDTTITESLTSNLLKSNCLVTGQPDWASIQISYTGKPINRESLLRYLISFRNHNEFHEQCVERIFVDIMRDCAPMKLSVYARYTRRGGLDINPYRCNFSGPLPSNLRGARQ
- the msrA gene encoding peptide-methionine (S)-S-oxide reductase MsrA; the encoded protein is MSEIATLAGGCFWCLDATFARLRGVSQVDCGYMGGRIEAPTYKAVCTGDTGHAEVIQLTFDPAIISYSTILKLFFALHNPTTLNRQGEDVGTQYRSSLFFHNEAQETAAKAMIKALADQYADPIVTTVTPAVTFWPAETYHQDYFDQNPEQPYCSAVVAGKVRKLMQEYGDLLK
- the dapC gene encoding succinyldiaminopimelate transaminase: MTPQLSLLQPYPFQKLKQLFAGLSPNPALTHINLSIGEPKHATPKLVTDALIAHFDGLSAYPATLGSDELRQSISTWLSNRYGIAAPNPATEIIPVNGSREALFAFAQTIIDTRLGQPPVVLSPNPFYQIYEGAALLAGAEPYFVNCMAENRFQPDWDAVPDSVWQRTQLVFACSPGNPTGAVASLADWQKLFALSDQYGFVIASDECYSEIYFGEDKPLGALEAAAKLGRDYHNLVIFSSLSKRSNVPGLRSGFVAGDAKLLAQFLLYRTYHGCAMSPMVQAASAAAWNDEAHVRENRSLYSQKFAAVTPLLQSVLSVNMPDAAFYLWAKIQGDDTVFARKLFEEEHVTVLPGSYLARSAHGINPGVAYIRIALVAPLNDCITAAERIVRFCQRHTHF
- the dapD gene encoding 2,3,4,5-tetrahydropyridine-2,6-dicarboxylate N-succinyltransferase — translated: MSQLQQIIETAFENRAEITPANVPSELRDTINSVILGLDKGEYRVAEKIDGQWHTHQWLKKAVLLSFRINDNVPMDGGCTQYFDKVPSKFADYSENDFREGGFRVVPNAMARRGSFIGKNVVLMPSYVNIGAYVDEGTMVDTWATVGSCAQIGKNVHLSGGVGIGGVLEPLQANPTIIEDNCFIGARSEVVEGVIVEEGSVISMGVYIGQSTKIYDRETGEVTYGRIPAGSVVVSGNLPSADGKYSLYCAVIVKKVDAKTRAKTSINDLLRGI
- a CDS encoding GNAT family N-acetyltransferase produces the protein MTTLLPMRTAVYESYLEHSILSYAKENIQSGRWREENAIEQSRIEFHKLLPQGVDTPDQYLFEIIGKDNQSTVGFIWFAVVSDKGVRLAFVYDLEIKAPYQRQGYATQAFKAIETLVSDLGLSSIGLHVFGHNTGAQALYRQLGYEVTGMNMLKKL
- a CDS encoding GNAT family N-acetyltransferase, with the protein product MQLAESSDSHSIASLYLASRKAHLPYAPLAHSDKAIYSWAADVLIKTNRIIAASKDGELLGFIAMASDEGRQWINHLYIHPRHTGSGIGSALLEYALAHMPRPVYLYTFQANTGARRFYERYGFIAQEFNDGSGNEEGCPDVLYVLNPSSS
- a CDS encoding GNAT family N-acetyltransferase produces the protein MIIHDAAAVSALLPALDYTGSPCEVERRFAALSAQPDHVVFLAFHNKQLAGLCHIQGVRLIASDGYAEISALVVQTALQRSGIGKALVADAKKWAQSHGYERVRLRSGLHRENAHLFYEAIGFSKKRASYAFEIQMLDSTL
- a CDS encoding DUF3224 domain-containing protein, with protein sequence MIPSKISIQFTASNWSEVAFHEHADAGKLSRASISNTLSGELTGEGVLEYLLSYTNDRDVAFMGYERIMGKIAGYEGSFVLRHDGVFSSTEGVSGTLSIEAGSGTADFSGLTGNGKIQAKAGEHGGIYTLQLSSVPMEK